One window of Actinomycetota bacterium genomic DNA carries:
- a CDS encoding carbamoyltransferase HypF, with protein MKALSLHVTGVVQGVGFRPFVYNLARSLGLAGSVHNASDGVYCTVEGDDAAVDTFALALRDEAPPMAVVDEVVAEAVEPRGLTGFVIEESEARSGAMTLVSPDIATCPACTAEAADPSDRRHRYPFINCTNCGPRFTVIDDVPYDRPATSMAEFPMCPECAAEYADPADRRFHAQPDACFVCGPRLYLDALSPECGGLDPDWSWSPEREPAPRPHRDRDAERTRSDAIVDAAARLLREGRVVAVKGLGGYQLACDATNETAVTTLRERKRR; from the coding sequence ATGAAGGCGCTGTCGCTGCACGTCACCGGCGTCGTGCAGGGGGTCGGCTTCCGCCCCTTCGTCTACAACCTCGCCCGTTCGCTCGGGCTCGCGGGCAGCGTCCACAACGCGTCGGACGGCGTCTACTGCACCGTCGAGGGCGACGACGCGGCCGTCGACACCTTCGCGCTCGCCCTGCGCGACGAGGCGCCGCCGATGGCGGTCGTCGACGAGGTCGTGGCAGAGGCTGTCGAGCCGCGCGGGCTGACCGGCTTCGTCATCGAGGAGTCCGAGGCGCGTTCGGGCGCGATGACGCTCGTGTCGCCCGACATCGCGACCTGCCCGGCGTGCACCGCCGAAGCCGCGGACCCGTCCGACCGCCGCCATCGATACCCGTTCATCAACTGCACGAACTGCGGCCCGCGCTTCACGGTCATCGACGACGTGCCGTACGACCGCCCCGCCACCTCGATGGCCGAGTTCCCGATGTGCCCCGAGTGCGCGGCGGAGTACGCGGACCCCGCCGACCGCCGCTTCCACGCCCAGCCGGACGCGTGCTTCGTGTGCGGCCCGCGGCTCTACCTGGACGCGCTCTCGCCCGAGTGCGGCGGCCTCGACCCCGACTGGTCGTGGTCGCCGGAGCGCGAGCCGGCCCCTCGCCCGCACCGCGACCGCGACGCCGAGCGCACCCGCTCGGACGCGATCGTGGACGCCGCCGCGCGCCTGCTCCGCGAGGGCCGCGTCGTCGCGGTGAAGGGCCTCGGCGGCTACCAGCTCGCGTGCGACGCCACGAACGAGACCGCCGTCACGACGCTGCGCGAACGGAAGCGCCGC
- a CDS encoding ABC transporter ATP-binding protein — protein MRGREEPMPDTPAIEIAGLAHRYPDGTEALSGVDLRVARGERVALLGPNGAGKSTLMLHVNGILRGSAGTVAVDGVTVADNTVRAVRERVGLVFQDPDDQLFMTTVYDDVAFGPLNMGLSATEVDARVHEALHAVGLAGEATRPAQHLSFGQRKRIALATVLSMRPSVLVLDEPTSNLDPRARRRMMDLLQDLDATMVLATHDMDVAWRLCSRAVVMDGGRVVADGLAGEVLTDEALLTAHGLELPPALAARTTAGTIAP, from the coding sequence CTGAGAGGACGCGAGGAGCCGATGCCCGACACGCCCGCCATCGAGATCGCCGGCCTCGCACACCGCTACCCGGACGGCACCGAGGCGCTGTCCGGCGTCGACCTTCGCGTGGCTCGCGGCGAGCGCGTGGCGCTGCTCGGCCCCAACGGCGCCGGCAAGTCGACCCTCATGCTCCACGTCAACGGCATCCTGCGCGGCAGCGCGGGCACAGTCGCCGTGGATGGCGTGACGGTGGCGGACAACACCGTACGGGCTGTGCGCGAGCGCGTCGGGCTCGTCTTCCAGGACCCCGACGACCAGCTGTTCATGACCACGGTCTACGACGACGTCGCCTTCGGGCCGCTCAACATGGGCCTGTCCGCCACCGAGGTCGACGCGCGGGTGCACGAGGCACTCCACGCGGTCGGCCTGGCCGGCGAGGCGACCCGCCCCGCGCAGCACTTGAGTTTCGGCCAGCGCAAGCGGATCGCGCTCGCGACCGTGCTGTCGATGCGCCCGTCGGTGCTCGTCCTCGACGAACCGACCTCGAACCTCGATCCGCGCGCGCGCCGGCGGATGATGGACCTGCTCCAGGACCTGGACGCCACGATGGTCCTCGCCACGCACGACATGGACGTCGCTTGGCGGCTGTGCTCGCGGGCCGTGGTGATGGACGGCGGCCGCGTCGTCGCCGACGGCCTCGCCGGCGAGGTGCTCACGGACGAGGCGCTGCTGACGGCGCACGGGCTCGAGCTGCCGCCCGCACTCGCCGCGCGCACCACCGCTGGTACAATCGCGCCGTGA